One window from the genome of Serinibacter salmoneus encodes:
- a CDS encoding Lrp/AsnC family transcriptional regulator — translation MYTAIALIDADVALVPEVCEAVAALPGVSEVYSVTGDTDLIAMVRVSRHEQLAEVIANHIGKVPGVLGTRTYIAFRAYSRHDLEEAFALGVED, via the coding sequence ATGTACACCGCAATCGCGCTGATCGACGCCGACGTCGCCCTGGTCCCGGAAGTCTGCGAGGCGGTGGCGGCGCTGCCCGGGGTGAGTGAGGTCTACTCCGTGACGGGAGACACCGACCTCATCGCGATGGTGCGCGTCAGCCGCCACGAGCAGCTCGCCGAGGTCATCGCCAACCACATCGGCAAGGTGCCCGGGGTCCTGGGTACGCGCACGTACATCGCCTTCCGCGCCTACTCCCGCCACGATCTGGAGGAAGCGTTCGCGCTGGGTGTGGAGGACTGA